One region of Streptomyces rishiriensis genomic DNA includes:
- a CDS encoding family 43 glycosylhydrolase: MTHRHRLGDRARRGAGRLAALTATSLLVGLAGAATPVQAGEAADVTDGLALWYKLDATSGTTVTDASGHGRDATVAGTAGWSSTGQGLAFNGTDTYVKMPNDVLKDMDAISVAMDVRIDAAQSTPYFLYGFGNSSGSNGNGYLFTTGNSLRTSIATGNWSTEQTTRPADSHNLTRSVWKHLTYTQSGTTGVLYEDGVEVARNTSVTITPGAIGSGITTANYLGKSVYSGDKLFKGDLRDFRVYDHALSASDVEQLALPVATQGVADDKAALDLGDTGAVVADLDLPTTGTAGGATISWASDDTALVSDAGKVTRPAAGEPDGHATLTATLRKGTVTATKSFDVTVLAAFDDATAARQAADALTVHNLEDVRGNLGLPATGAYGTDVTWASARADVVSADGVVHRPAHGSGAAAVDLTATVIKGAAKATRVFTAKVPELPVREALEGYMFSYFTGEGTADGEQLYAALSKGNDPLKWRELNDEQPVLTSTLGERGLRDPFIIRSPEGDKFYQIATDLRIYGNGDWDAAQRTGSKSIMVWESTDLVHWTDQRLVKVSPDSAGNTWAPEAYYDTDLGEYVVFWASKLYDNAAHSGDTYNRMMYATTRDFYTFSEPKVWIDRGYSVIDSTVIQHDGTYFRLSKDERNNTSSTPNSKFIFEEKSDSLLNLSWDAVAEGIGKGAMNAAEGPLVFKSNTEEKWYAFLDEFGGRGYLPFETTDLASGVWTPSTDYDLPARPRHGTVLPVTQAEYDRLLRAYQPDQLVESVEDVSVKTRIGQAPVLPATVIATYADGVARPVTVAWDDVPASAYAQAGTFTVTGSLPDGAALPVRARVTVSEEGADVPADLLLHYGFDETSGNTAVDSSGHGNHGTYVRTPAFGTGVDGGSFKMSGDTATSPYVKIPNGVLKGAGSVTVSTYAKWKGGSSFQWLFGLGPDSDKYLFATPSNGGSSLYSAITKASWSAESKLTAGSQLTPGEWRHVTVTLDGSTGVMVLYVDGVEAARTTTTVKPSELYDANKDYSGYIGRSLYAADPYFGGEVDDFRVYDRALSAAEVMELSGNTAGVAKATHPALKVDALLDNAHGKITLPLEEGTDLTALAPEFTLAHGAAISPASGSVHDFSKPVTYEVTGSDGTRRTWTVSALVMKSPVLPGLDADPNIVRFGDTFYLYPTTDGFEGWSGTQFKAYSSTDLVHWTDHGVILDLGPDVSWADSRAWAPAIAERNGKYYFYFCADANIGVAVSDSPTGPFTDALGKPLLKAGQYSGQMIDPAVFTDDDGRSYLYWGNGHAYVVPLGDDMVSFDASKITDITPSGYNEGSFVVKRQGTYYFMWSENDTRDENYRVAYATGPSPTGPWTERGVILEKDLSLGIKGTGHHSVVQVPGTDDWYIAYHRFAIPGGDGTHRETTVDKLEFDADGLIEKVVPTLTSVDPVSIVHAGPDAEGVEGAAITIGGTVSGAGGARWSVEKGAPCTVEDPAAARTTVTCTDDGAYTLTLTGGRSTDTAVVTVTNAPPAITSATGPSGPVPAGRGTAVTVRFGDPGAGDTHTCVIDWKDGGKPTTGTVAASGCRAEHTYTSAGIHRPVITVTDDDGASATTTLPELIVYDRAAGPVVGAGTVTAKAGPKLTGPAFFSLTAGYLPGAAAPAGGVAFDFKQAHVKFRSTGLDWLVVSGSTAVLEGSGTVGGKSGYGFRVTVTDSPDTFLVKIWKKSGGEVVYGSAAPAKVNGVLTVGYRRR, translated from the coding sequence ATGACGCACAGACATCGACTCGGCGACCGTGCGAGACGGGGGGCCGGGCGACTGGCCGCACTGACCGCCACGTCCCTGCTCGTCGGCCTCGCCGGGGCGGCCACCCCGGTCCAGGCCGGCGAGGCCGCCGACGTCACCGACGGCCTGGCCCTCTGGTACAAACTGGACGCCACGTCCGGCACCACGGTCACCGACGCCTCCGGCCACGGCCGCGACGCCACGGTGGCCGGCACCGCCGGCTGGTCGTCCACCGGCCAGGGTCTCGCCTTCAACGGCACCGACACCTACGTCAAGATGCCGAACGACGTCCTGAAGGACATGGACGCGATCAGCGTCGCCATGGACGTGCGCATCGACGCCGCCCAGTCCACGCCGTACTTCCTGTACGGCTTCGGCAACTCCAGCGGCAGCAACGGCAACGGCTACCTGTTCACCACGGGCAACTCGCTGCGCACCTCGATCGCCACCGGCAACTGGTCGACGGAACAGACCACCAGGCCCGCCGACTCCCACAACCTGACGCGCTCGGTGTGGAAGCACCTCACCTACACGCAGTCCGGCACCACCGGCGTGCTGTACGAGGACGGCGTCGAGGTCGCCCGCAACACGTCGGTCACCATCACGCCCGGCGCCATCGGCTCCGGCATCACCACCGCCAACTACCTCGGCAAGTCGGTGTACTCCGGCGACAAGCTCTTCAAGGGCGACCTCCGCGACTTCCGGGTGTACGACCACGCGCTGTCCGCCTCGGACGTGGAGCAGCTCGCCCTCCCCGTGGCCACGCAGGGCGTCGCCGACGACAAGGCCGCCCTGGACCTCGGGGACACCGGCGCCGTCGTCGCCGACCTGGACCTGCCGACGACCGGCACGGCCGGCGGCGCCACGATCAGCTGGGCCAGCGACGACACCGCCCTGGTGTCGGACGCGGGCAAGGTGACCCGCCCCGCCGCGGGCGAGCCCGACGGCCACGCCACGCTCACCGCGACCCTCAGGAAGGGGACGGTCACGGCCACCAAGTCGTTCGACGTCACGGTCCTCGCCGCCTTCGACGACGCGACCGCCGCCCGGCAGGCCGCCGACGCCCTCACGGTCCACAACCTCGAGGACGTGCGCGGCAACCTCGGCCTTCCGGCGACCGGCGCCTACGGCACCGACGTCACCTGGGCCTCCGCGCGAGCGGACGTCGTCTCGGCCGACGGCGTGGTCCACCGCCCCGCGCACGGAAGCGGCGCCGCCGCCGTCGACCTGACCGCGACGGTCATCAAGGGCGCGGCGAAGGCGACCCGGGTGTTCACGGCGAAGGTTCCCGAACTCCCCGTCAGGGAAGCCCTCGAGGGCTACATGTTCAGCTACTTCACCGGCGAGGGCACAGCCGACGGCGAGCAGCTCTACGCCGCGCTCAGCAAGGGCAACGACCCGCTGAAGTGGCGGGAGCTCAACGACGAGCAGCCCGTCCTGACCTCCACCCTCGGTGAGCGGGGTCTGCGCGACCCGTTCATCATCCGCTCCCCCGAGGGCGACAAGTTCTACCAGATCGCCACCGATCTCAGGATCTACGGCAACGGCGACTGGGACGCCGCCCAGCGCACCGGCAGCAAGTCCATCATGGTCTGGGAGTCCACCGACCTCGTCCACTGGACGGACCAGCGCCTGGTGAAGGTCTCCCCCGACAGCGCCGGCAACACCTGGGCGCCCGAGGCGTACTACGACACCGACCTCGGCGAGTACGTGGTCTTCTGGGCGTCGAAGCTCTACGACAACGCGGCGCACTCCGGCGACACGTACAACCGGATGATGTACGCCACGACCCGCGACTTCTACACGTTCAGCGAGCCCAAGGTGTGGATCGACCGCGGCTACTCGGTCATCGACTCCACGGTCATCCAGCACGACGGCACGTACTTCCGCCTGTCGAAGGACGAGCGCAACAACACCTCCTCCACCCCCAACAGCAAGTTCATCTTCGAGGAGAAGAGCGACTCGCTGCTGAACCTCTCCTGGGACGCGGTCGCCGAGGGCATCGGCAAGGGCGCGATGAACGCGGCCGAGGGGCCGCTGGTGTTCAAGTCCAACACCGAGGAGAAGTGGTACGCGTTCCTCGACGAGTTCGGCGGCCGCGGCTACCTCCCGTTCGAGACCACGGACCTCGCCTCCGGCGTCTGGACCCCGTCCACCGACTACGACCTGCCGGCCAGGCCCCGGCACGGCACCGTCCTGCCGGTCACCCAGGCCGAGTACGACCGGCTGCTGCGCGCCTACCAGCCGGACCAGCTGGTCGAGAGCGTCGAGGACGTGTCGGTGAAGACGCGGATCGGCCAGGCCCCGGTGCTGCCCGCGACCGTGATCGCCACCTACGCCGACGGTGTCGCCCGCCCGGTCACGGTGGCCTGGGACGACGTCCCGGCCTCCGCGTACGCGCAGGCCGGCACGTTCACGGTGACCGGAAGCCTGCCCGACGGCGCCGCACTTCCCGTCCGGGCCCGTGTGACGGTCTCCGAGGAGGGCGCCGACGTGCCCGCCGACCTGCTGCTGCACTACGGCTTCGACGAGACGTCCGGCAACACAGCCGTCGACTCCAGCGGCCACGGCAACCACGGCACCTACGTCCGCACGCCCGCGTTCGGGACCGGCGTGGACGGCGGCTCGTTCAAGATGTCCGGCGACACCGCCACCTCCCCGTACGTCAAGATCCCGAACGGCGTGCTCAAGGGCGCCGGCAGCGTCACCGTCTCCACGTACGCCAAGTGGAAGGGCGGCTCCTCCTTCCAGTGGCTGTTCGGGCTCGGCCCCGACAGCGACAAGTACCTCTTCGCCACCCCCTCCAACGGCGGCTCCAGCCTGTACTCCGCCATCACGAAGGCGAGTTGGTCGGCCGAGTCGAAGCTGACGGCCGGCTCACAGCTCACCCCCGGCGAGTGGCGGCACGTCACGGTCACCCTCGACGGCTCGACCGGCGTGATGGTCCTCTACGTCGACGGAGTCGAGGCGGCCCGCACGACGACCACCGTCAAGCCGTCCGAGCTGTACGACGCGAACAAGGACTACTCCGGCTACATCGGGCGTTCCCTGTACGCGGCCGACCCGTACTTCGGCGGCGAGGTCGACGACTTCCGCGTCTACGACCGGGCCCTGTCGGCCGCGGAGGTCATGGAGCTCAGCGGCAACACCGCGGGCGTCGCCAAGGCCACGCACCCCGCGCTGAAGGTCGACGCACTCCTCGACAACGCGCACGGCAAGATCACGCTGCCGCTCGAGGAGGGCACCGACCTCACCGCGCTGGCACCGGAGTTCACCCTCGCCCACGGCGCGGCGATCAGCCCCGCCTCGGGCAGCGTGCACGACTTCAGCAAGCCGGTGACGTACGAGGTGACCGGCTCGGACGGCACCAGGCGCACCTGGACCGTGTCGGCGCTGGTCATGAAGAGCCCGGTGCTGCCGGGTCTCGACGCCGACCCGAACATCGTGCGCTTCGGCGACACCTTCTACCTGTACCCGACGACCGACGGCTTCGAGGGCTGGAGCGGTACGCAGTTCAAGGCGTACTCGTCGACCGACCTGGTGCACTGGACGGACCACGGTGTCATCCTCGACCTGGGGCCGGACGTGAGCTGGGCGGACAGCAGGGCGTGGGCGCCGGCGATCGCCGAGAGGAACGGGAAGTACTACTTCTACTTCTGCGCCGACGCCAACATCGGTGTCGCCGTCTCCGACTCGCCCACCGGCCCGTTCACCGACGCCCTCGGCAAGCCGCTGCTCAAGGCCGGCCAGTACAGCGGCCAGATGATCGACCCGGCGGTCTTCACCGACGACGACGGCCGGTCGTACCTCTACTGGGGCAACGGCCACGCCTATGTCGTCCCGCTCGGCGACGACATGGTCTCCTTCGACGCCTCGAAGATCACCGACATCACCCCGAGCGGCTACAACGAGGGCAGCTTCGTCGTCAAGCGCCAGGGCACCTACTACTTCATGTGGTCGGAGAACGACACCCGGGACGAGAACTACCGCGTCGCCTACGCCACCGGCCCCTCGCCCACCGGCCCCTGGACCGAGCGCGGCGTGATCCTGGAGAAGGACCTCTCCCTCGGCATCAAGGGCACCGGCCACCACTCGGTCGTCCAGGTGCCGGGAACGGACGACTGGTACATCGCCTACCACCGCTTCGCCATCCCCGGCGGTGACGGCACCCACCGCGAAACCACCGTCGACAAGCTGGAGTTCGACGCCGACGGCCTGATCGAGAAGGTGGTGCCCACCCTCACGAGCGTCGACCCGGTCAGCATCGTCCACGCCGGTCCGGATGCCGAGGGCGTCGAAGGCGCCGCGATCACGATCGGCGGCACGGTCTCCGGGGCGGGCGGCGCACGATGGAGCGTCGAGAAGGGCGCGCCCTGCACGGTCGAGGACCCCGCCGCCGCCCGCACCACGGTCACCTGCACCGACGACGGCGCCTACACCCTCACCCTGACCGGCGGTCGCAGCACCGACACGGCCGTGGTGACGGTGACGAACGCGCCCCCCGCCATCACGTCCGCCACCGGCCCCTCGGGCCCGGTGCCGGCCGGCCGCGGTACGGCCGTCACCGTCCGCTTCGGAGACCCGGGCGCCGGTGACACCCACACCTGCGTGATCGACTGGAAGGACGGCGGCAAGCCGACCACCGGCACGGTCGCCGCGTCCGGCTGCCGTGCCGAGCACACCTACACCTCGGCGGGCATCCACCGTCCGGTGATCACCGTCACCGACGACGACGGCGCCTCGGCCACCACGACGCTCCCCGAGCTGATCGTGTACGACCGGGCCGCCGGACCGGTGGTGGGCGCGGGCACCGTCACCGCCAAGGCGGGTCCGAAGCTGACGGGTCCGGCGTTCTTCTCGCTCACGGCCGGTTACCTGCCGGGGGCCGCCGCCCCGGCCGGAGGAGTCGCCTTCGACTTCAAGCAGGCCCACGTCAAGTTCCGCTCCACCGGCCTCGACTGGCTCGTCGTCTCCGGCTCCACGGCCGTCCTCGAGGGCTCGGGCACGGTCGGCGGCAAGAGCGGCTACGGCTTCCGCGTCACGGTGACGGACAGCCCGGACACCTTCCTCGTCAAGATCTGGAAGAAGTCCGGCGGGGAGGTGGTCTACGGCAGTGCCGCCCCGGCCAAGGTCAACGGCGTCCTCACGGTCGGCTACCGGCGCCGGTAG
- a CDS encoding pyruvate carboxylase has translation MFRKVLVANRGEIAIRAFRAGYELGARTVAVFPHEDRNSLHRQKADEAYEIGEQGHPVRAYLSVEEIVGAARRAGADAVYPGYGFLSENPELARACEEAGITFVGPDARTLELTGNKASAVAAARAAGVPVLGSSAPSNDIDELVRAAEEIGFPLFVKAVAGGGGRGMRRVEDPAVLRESIEAASREAASAFGDPTVFLEKAVVDPRHIEVQILADGEGNVIHLFERDCSVQRRHQKVIELAPAPNLAPELRDRICADAVRFAREIGYRNAGTVEFLLDPAGHHVFIEMNPRIQVEHTVTEEVTDVDLVQAQLRIAAGETLADLGLSQETVTLHGAALQCRITTEDPANGFRPDTGRISAYRSPGGSGIRLDGGTTHAGTEISAHFDSMLVKLTCRGRDFETAIKRARRAVAEFRIRGVSTNIPFLQAVLDDPDFQGGRVTTSFIEQRPHLLTARSSADRGTKLLTYLADVTVNKPHGERPALIDPVTKLPPLPDTEPPAGSRQDLIRLGPEGFARALRESPTIGVTDTTFRDAHQSLLATRVRTKDLLAPAPLVARTLPRLLSLECWGGATYDVALRFLAEDPWERLAALREAVPNICLQMLLRGRNTVGYTPYPTEVTDAFVQEAAATGIDIFRIFDALNDVGQMRPAIDAVRETGTAVAEVALCYTSDLSDPNERLYTLDYYLRLAEQIVEAGAHVLAVKDMAGLLRAPAAAKLVSALRREFDLPVHLHTHDTAGGQLATYLAAIQAGADAVDGAVASMAGTTSQPSLSAIVAATDHSERPTGLDLQAVGDLEPYWEGVRKIYAPFEAGLASPTGRVYHHEIPGGQLSNLRTQAVALGLGDRFEDIEAMYAAADRILGHLVKVTPSSKVVGDLALHLVGAGVSPQDFEASPDRYDIPDSVIGFLRGELGTPPGGWPEPFRSKALQGRAAAKPVQDLTTEDREGLEKSRRSTLNRLLFPGPTRDFETHRQAYGDTSVLDSKDFFYGLRPSKEYAVDLEPGVRLLIELQAVGEADERGLRTVMSSLNGQLRPIQVRDKAAASDVPVTEKADRADPGHVAAPFAGVVTLAVAEGDEVEAGATVATIEAMKMEATITAPRAGTVSRLAINRIQQVEGGDLLVEVG, from the coding sequence ATGTTCCGCAAGGTGCTGGTCGCCAACCGTGGTGAGATCGCGATCCGTGCGTTTCGCGCCGGCTATGAGCTGGGCGCGCGCACGGTCGCGGTCTTCCCGCACGAGGACCGCAACTCACTCCACCGGCAGAAGGCCGACGAGGCGTACGAGATCGGAGAGCAGGGGCACCCGGTGCGCGCCTACCTCTCCGTCGAGGAGATCGTCGGCGCCGCGCGCCGGGCGGGCGCCGACGCCGTCTACCCGGGCTACGGGTTCCTCTCCGAGAACCCCGAACTCGCGCGTGCCTGCGAGGAGGCGGGCATCACGTTCGTCGGCCCCGACGCGCGCACCCTCGAACTGACGGGGAACAAGGCGAGCGCGGTGGCGGCGGCCCGCGCGGCGGGTGTGCCCGTGCTCGGCTCGTCCGCGCCCTCCAACGACATCGACGAACTGGTCAGGGCCGCCGAGGAGATCGGCTTCCCCCTGTTCGTCAAGGCGGTCGCCGGAGGCGGCGGACGGGGCATGCGCCGCGTCGAGGACCCGGCCGTGCTGCGCGAGTCCATCGAGGCGGCCTCCCGCGAGGCCGCGTCCGCTTTCGGAGACCCGACCGTCTTCCTGGAGAAGGCCGTCGTCGACCCGCGCCACATCGAGGTGCAGATCCTCGCCGACGGCGAAGGCAACGTCATCCACCTCTTCGAGCGCGACTGCTCGGTCCAGCGCCGTCACCAGAAGGTGATCGAGCTGGCACCCGCGCCCAACCTCGCCCCGGAGCTGCGCGACCGGATCTGCGCCGACGCGGTCCGCTTCGCCCGTGAGATCGGCTACCGCAACGCCGGTACCGTCGAGTTCCTCCTCGACCCCGCGGGCCACCACGTCTTCATCGAGATGAACCCGCGCATCCAGGTCGAGCACACGGTGACCGAGGAGGTCACGGACGTCGACCTGGTCCAGGCCCAGCTGCGCATCGCCGCCGGCGAGACCCTGGCCGACCTCGGTCTGTCCCAGGAGACGGTCACCCTGCACGGTGCCGCCCTCCAGTGCCGGATCACCACCGAGGACCCCGCCAACGGCTTCCGCCCCGACACCGGCCGCATCAGCGCCTACCGCTCGCCCGGCGGCTCCGGCATCCGCCTCGACGGCGGCACCACCCACGCGGGTACCGAGATCAGCGCGCACTTCGACTCGATGCTGGTCAAACTGACCTGCCGGGGACGGGACTTCGAGACCGCGATCAAGCGGGCCCGGCGTGCCGTGGCCGAGTTCCGGATCCGTGGCGTGTCCACCAACATCCCCTTCCTCCAGGCCGTCCTGGACGACCCGGACTTCCAGGGCGGACGCGTCACCACGTCGTTCATCGAGCAGCGCCCGCACCTGCTCACCGCACGCTCCTCGGCCGACCGCGGCACCAAGCTGCTGACCTATCTCGCCGACGTCACGGTGAACAAGCCGCACGGTGAGCGGCCCGCGCTGATCGACCCGGTCACCAAGCTGCCGCCGCTGCCCGACACCGAGCCGCCCGCGGGTTCCCGCCAGGACCTGATCCGGCTCGGGCCCGAGGGCTTCGCCCGCGCGCTGCGCGAGTCGCCGACCATCGGTGTCACGGACACCACCTTCCGCGACGCCCACCAGTCCCTGCTGGCCACCCGGGTCCGCACCAAGGACCTCCTCGCCCCGGCCCCGCTGGTCGCCCGCACCCTGCCCCGGTTGCTGTCCCTGGAGTGCTGGGGCGGCGCCACCTACGACGTCGCCCTGCGCTTCCTCGCCGAGGACCCGTGGGAGCGGCTGGCGGCCCTGCGCGAGGCCGTCCCCAACATCTGCCTCCAAATGCTGCTGCGCGGCCGCAACACCGTCGGCTACACGCCCTACCCGACCGAGGTGACCGACGCCTTCGTGCAGGAGGCCGCCGCCACCGGGATCGACATCTTCCGCATCTTCGACGCGCTCAACGACGTCGGCCAGATGCGGCCCGCGATCGACGCCGTACGGGAGACGGGGACGGCCGTCGCCGAGGTCGCCCTCTGCTACACCTCCGACCTGTCCGACCCGAACGAGCGGCTCTACACCCTCGACTACTACCTCCGCCTGGCCGAGCAGATCGTCGAGGCGGGCGCCCACGTCCTGGCCGTCAAGGACATGGCGGGTCTGCTGCGCGCCCCGGCCGCCGCGAAGCTCGTGTCGGCGCTGCGCCGCGAGTTCGACCTGCCGGTGCACCTGCACACCCACGACACCGCTGGCGGTCAGCTCGCCACCTACCTGGCGGCGATCCAGGCCGGCGCGGACGCCGTCGACGGGGCCGTGGCCTCCATGGCGGGTACCACCTCGCAGCCCTCGCTGTCGGCGATCGTCGCCGCGACCGACCACTCCGAGCGGCCCACCGGCCTCGACCTCCAGGCCGTCGGCGACCTCGAGCCGTACTGGGAGGGTGTCCGGAAGATCTACGCCCCCTTCGAGGCGGGCCTGGCCTCCCCGACCGGACGCGTCTACCACCACGAGATCCCCGGCGGACAGCTCTCCAACCTGCGCACCCAGGCCGTCGCGCTCGGCCTCGGCGACCGCTTCGAGGACATCGAGGCGATGTACGCCGCCGCCGACCGCATCCTCGGCCACCTGGTGAAGGTCACCCCGTCCTCCAAGGTGGTCGGCGACCTCGCCCTGCACCTGGTCGGCGCCGGAGTGTCCCCGCAGGACTTCGAGGCCTCGCCCGACCGCTACGACATCCCCGACTCCGTCATCGGCTTCCTGCGCGGCGAACTCGGCACCCCGCCCGGCGGCTGGCCCGAGCCGTTCCGCAGCAAGGCGCTGCAGGGCCGCGCGGCGGCCAAGCCCGTGCAGGACCTGACCACCGAGGACCGCGAGGGCCTGGAGAAGTCCCGCCGCAGCACCCTCAACCGGCTGCTCTTCCCCGGCCCGACGCGCGACTTCGAGACCCACCGCCAGGCCTACGGCGACACCAGCGTGCTCGACAGCAAGGACTTCTTCTACGGTCTGCGTCCGAGCAAGGAGTACGCCGTCGACCTCGAGCCGGGCGTCCGGCTCCTGATCGAGCTCCAGGCCGTGGGCGAGGCCGACGAGCGCGGCCTGCGCACGGTCATGTCCTCCCTGAACGGCCAACTGCGGCCCATCCAGGTCCGGGACAAGGCGGCGGCCTCCGACGTACCGGTGACCGAGAAGGCCGACCGCGCCGACCCCGGGCATGTCGCCGCGCCGTTCGCGGGCGTGGTCACCCTCGCGGTCGCCGAGGGCGACGAGGTGGAGGCCGGCGCGACGGTCGCCACCATCGAGGCGATGAAGATGGAAGCCACGATCACGGCTCCGCGGGCCGGCACGGTGTCGCGGCTGGCCATCAACCGGATCCAGCAGGTCGAAGGCGGTGACCTGCTGGTCGAGGTGGGATGA
- a CDS encoding M23 family metallopeptidase, with protein MSDEPAVETPAYEAATAPGVLAPEMPAPQAPAPRTPAPRPRRRGPGPFTLLVLPGLVTLTTVAGFLALTGGLPDDWSPGESTPQDAAGGVDETYGPWLRESADACTVVTPSTLAAQIDQLTGWSNDSATTSGAQGIAAFTAAAWKTWGKDDDGNGRSSPSDPADAIMALGRQDCSLAQEVTGLRTDGTVNGELVDLTLAAYAVGTDAVKKAGGVPAAAQTYLGEVKALFAKYEAFDRQDTSGGGVLADAILAPPVTTLTVTSPYGSRQHPLTGVTKLHTGVDFGAPQGAQVSAARDGTVVFAAMTTAYGNRVVVDHGTIEGKRLQTTYSHLSAIGVTVGGSVRTGTPLGRVGSTGLSTGPHLHFEVIYDGYYADPLPWLAPNG; from the coding sequence GTGAGCGACGAGCCCGCCGTCGAGACCCCTGCGTACGAGGCCGCCACCGCTCCCGGTGTCCTCGCCCCCGAGATGCCCGCCCCGCAGGCGCCGGCCCCGCGAACCCCCGCCCCGCGCCCCCGCCGGCGCGGTCCGGGCCCCTTCACCCTCCTGGTGCTGCCGGGTCTGGTCACCCTCACCACCGTCGCCGGGTTCCTCGCCCTGACCGGTGGGCTCCCCGACGACTGGAGCCCCGGGGAGAGCACACCGCAGGACGCCGCCGGCGGCGTCGACGAGACCTACGGACCCTGGCTGCGCGAGTCCGCCGACGCCTGCACGGTCGTCACCCCGTCCACCCTCGCCGCGCAGATCGACCAGCTCACCGGCTGGAGCAACGACAGCGCCACCACCTCCGGCGCGCAGGGCATCGCCGCCTTCACCGCCGCCGCATGGAAGACCTGGGGCAAGGACGACGACGGCAACGGCCGCTCCTCACCGAGCGATCCGGCCGACGCCATCATGGCGCTGGGGCGCCAGGACTGCTCCCTGGCCCAGGAGGTCACCGGCCTCAGAACCGACGGCACGGTCAACGGCGAACTCGTCGACCTCACCCTCGCCGCCTACGCGGTCGGCACGGACGCCGTGAAGAAGGCGGGCGGTGTCCCCGCCGCGGCACAGACCTACCTCGGCGAGGTCAAGGCCCTGTTCGCGAAGTACGAGGCCTTCGACCGGCAGGACACGAGCGGCGGCGGCGTCCTGGCCGACGCGATCCTGGCACCGCCCGTCACCACGCTCACCGTCACCTCTCCCTACGGCTCCCGCCAGCACCCCCTCACCGGCGTCACCAAGCTCCACACCGGCGTGGACTTCGGCGCACCCCAGGGCGCCCAGGTCTCCGCGGCCCGCGACGGCACGGTCGTCTTCGCGGCCATGACCACGGCCTACGGCAACCGGGTCGTCGTCGACCACGGCACGATCGAGGGCAAACGGCTCCAGACGACGTACAGCCACCTGTCCGCCATCGGCGTCACCGTGGGCGGGTCCGTGCGGACCGGGACCCCGCTCGGGCGGGTCGGCTCCACCGGCCTGTCCACCGGCCCCCATCTGCACTTCGAGGTGATCTACGACGGCTACTACGCCGACCCCCTGCCCTGGCTGGCGCCGAACGGCTGA